The stretch of DNA TAATGCAGTTTGCAATGATTTTTGGCGGATTTGGCAAATCTTGGCGACGGGCTGATCACCGCAAGTTTTTCCCAGACTATTATGAAAATGGCTACAAAGCTTTAATTGGTTGTCACTGGCAATGGTTAGGAGAAAATAGTCAACGTCGCTATGTCAAAGTCAGAAAATTAGATCAGGTGGGTAGCTTTTTAGATGGGGTGCGAGCAACTGCTAAAGAATGGATACAATCTCAAAATAAACCTTTACAAGAAAACCAATGGGCAAATAATTGGCGAGAGTCATGGCATCCGAGTAATGTTCAAGTTTGGGGTCGAATTGCTGAAGATGCTGACAATAGTATAGCGGTGCGTTGGTTTCATCAACCTTATCAAGAAAGAATCCAAAACTTTCAGCTAGAAAAAACAATTTACAACACTCATATTACAGGAAGAATGGGGCAAATTAGTTTGATTTGTCATCGAATGTATCCTGCAATTAAACTTCTCAACAATCCAGAAGATCCTAACAAGCCGATTGTCAGACAAACTCCTAAATTTTTGGAATTAATTACCATTTTTCCAGATAATTCACCAGAATGTAGAGATTTTTTGAATTTTTTAAAGCAAAATCCAGAAGACTTTCAACAACTTTGGGGGAACTAAAATTATGATTTTATGGATAGTGACCATTGGTAGCAGTGATGTTCAGCTTGATAGTGATAAAGCGAATCGAGACAAGGGCAGAACTGAAAAACAACGCAGTAATATCGTTTGGCGAAATTGGTATAATGATGATATTCTATATGAATGTTATGATGTTTCGTTTGAGCCTCAACCTATTTTCCAAGATGTTAAAGAATCTTATCGCATCGTGGCTCGAATTTTAGGGAAGGTTTATCAATTAAGTTCAGAAAAAGTTAAACAACAAATTGAAACCTATTTAACGTTTCCGTTGCTGAGTAACTTTGTTGAAAAGTTGAAAACGATTGAAGTTCCTGATGCAATCGCCTTTATTTTAACGGATCAATCACAGATTTTTCAAGACAATGCTCAGAGACGACAACCTAAATCTCCCTATTGGCAAGATACCTGTGAATTAAAACCGATTCTTGAGAGTTATTTTAAACAAGAATTCCCCGGAGTTGAACTGATTCCTCTACAATTGTCTCCACCCGATAAACCGGGTTTAGATGATTGGGATCGGGTTTTGAATTTAGTTCAGAATGAATTCGCTAAAATTCAATTAGAGCCGGATATTGTTTATGTGAGTCATCAAGCCAGTACCCCGGCAATTTCTTCAGCAGTTCAGTTTGAAAGTTTGACTTTATTCGGTCAACGAGTCAAATTTTTAATTAGTAATGAACAAGATTCTAACTTAACTCGTTTTATTGATCGGTCATCTTATCTCAAAAGAATTCGCCGACAAGAGGCTTTGGCATTACTCAAAAATTATGATTATTCAGGGGTTTACCAATTACTTAAAGAGGATATACAGCAATCTCAAAAAGCCATAGAACAACAAACTTTAGAGAAATTAGAGATGGCGATGCTCTGGAATTATGCTAAGTTTAAAGAGTTTTTGGAGCGTCGATTAAATTTATCTCAAGAAGCGACAGAAATCTGGTGGGATGAAAATTGGTGGCAACCTGTGTATGAAGCTGCTTATTTAGCAAAAATTCGATTTAAACAGAGTAATATGGTTGAGGCATTTTTTCACGGGTTTCGAGCCGTTGAAGCCGCATTTTTAGAATGGGGGAAACATGAATTTAAAGCTCATATCAAACTCGACCTCGACAATGAACGTTCTTATTTACAACCTTCGATCCTTGATGATCCTAAAAATTATTTTAAGGGGGCAAAAATCAACCTAGAAAATCCTAAAAAAACGAATAGCCTTGGAAAATTAAAGATTAAATTTCAAGAGCTTGCAGTCAAACTAGAAACACTGGGAGAAAACGACCAAAAACCTAAAGGAATACTCCTTGCTGGCGAAGATTTATACACGCTATTTAGAATTGAAAAACCAAACTGCCAAAACATAGTTGATTTTAAACGTTTTTGGGCGCAAGACGGTATTTGTGACAAGCGAAATAAAAATTTTCATCAATTACAAGGTTTGTCAGAAGTTGAAGTTTTTAAAGACTGGGAAGTAGAAAATTTAGAGCAATGGGAAAAACGAGTTTTAGTTTATCTAAACTTTATTGCTAAAGACAATCTACCTCAAGAATTTACATCTCTTGAAGAAGCGAGTTTAATGGCAAAACTTCACCAAGAGATTGAAGAAGCGATCGCATCTTATCAACCTTAACCATTCATTAACTGTAGGGGTGAGGCGCGCCTCACCCCTACGAAATTCTAAGGAAATCGAAATATTTTTAGGTTTAATTGTTGAATTAATTGAATTAAATCATTATGACAAGTATTGTTTTATCCTTTGTTGGCAACCAAGATCCCTTTTCTGACCAGACCACAGAAGAAGGTTCTATTGTTACTTTAATTCGGTATTTAATGGCAGAAAAAAATACAATTAATCGGGTTATCCTATTACATACAGCCGAAACCCAAGAACGAGCAGAAGCGACTAAGGATTGGTTAAAAGATGAACCTTTAAATTTATCTCTTGATCAGATTGATATTATTCCGGTTGAAGATATTCTTTCCCAAGATCCTGTTAATTTATTGGCGGCTGTTCAAGAAGCTAGAAAAGGATTAGATTTAGCGAAACAATATCTACAAAAAGGTGATCATTTAGAGTTTAATGCGTCATCGGGTACACCTGTAATGAAGTCAGCTTGGAGTATTTTACAAGCGGCTGGTTACGCGCCTCATAGTTCGGTTTGGCAAGTTAGAAACCCTAAACAAATGCAGTCGGGACAACCGAGAGTTTTTTCGACAAATGTGGAGGTTTTAAAAAATGAATTTGATTTAAAAGTAATTCAACAACAAATTTTAGATTATAATTATAGTGGAGCTTTAGCAACAGTCAAAGTTAGTAATTTATCGACAGAATTGATTGAAGCCTTGTTAAAATATGCTGATTATCGGATGGCGTTTGATTTTGATTTAGCATTTACGGCGATTCAACCTTGGAAATCTGATTTAGAATCTCAGTGGATTTCGGAAATTTCTAGTTTACGTCAAAAAAATAAGCCTGCTTTATTAAAAGAAGTTTATTTTAAGGCGTTTATGAAACTTAAAAATCAACAATATGCTGATTTTTTGGTTGATGTGTTTAGATTTCAAGAAGGGTTTCTTAGATTTGTTGTAGAAGAAACCCTGAAAGTAAAACTTCCTAAAAAAAGGTCAGAAATTGATCAGTTCTGGGCAACTCTCAAGCGAATAGAAGGGGGTCGTTTTTATAAAAGCTTAGAAAATTATCGTTTACCTAATGGCAAAAGCTTAGATCTTAATGGTTTTATGAGTCGGTTAATTATGATGATTATTCTGGAAATATCGCCCCAATTCTGCCCCCTCTATTCACAAATAGAAACGTTAAATGAATATTGTGAACAACGTAATCAATTTATTCATGATTTTGAGGGAATTTCGGAAATTGATGAACCGGAGAAAGTTAAAAAAAATATGCGAGAATTATTGCAAGTGATTACTCATGTTCCGAAAATAAATCCTTATGATATTCTCAACCAAAAGATATTTAATTTGTTAGAATCTAGGGTTAAAAATTAATATTTTACCTTTTGATTTTACTCAATAAGCTTAAAAATAGCCAAAACATTCAGTTATTTGTAGGACATTAAAACATTATCAAGGAGCTATCATGTATATTTCTAGTCGTGCCATTGTTGTTCGGAATTTTGCGATCGCTATTGTCAATGGAACAATTACCTTAATTATCCTGTTAATTGCTCCAGTGGGATTAGCCGCCGTAATTAGTAATACTTTTTTAGTGACAATTGCCACTTTTTTTACCGCCACTATAGCTGATGGTATTATTCGATTTCTGCAACCTTCTCGCTCTATGGGTGAAATTCCTTTACATCAAAATACGACCTATTCTTCTGAATTAGATTCTCGTTCATCCCATGAGATTGATCGCTAAATTATGTTAACATTGTATGTGTCTGAACAAGGATGTTATCTAACTTTAGAAGCCGAAAGTTTGTTAATCAAAAAGGGGAAGGAAGTCTTAGCAGAAGCTCAAATTCCCCTGCTGGAACAAGTGTTAATTTTTGGTAAATCTCAAGTGACGACTCAAGCGATTCGAGCTTGTTTATTTCGTAATGTTCCGATAGCTTATTTATCTCGCATGGGATATTGTTATGGTCGAATTTTACCGGTTGAACGGGGATATCGGCATCTATCTCGCTATCAACAACAACTGACTAGAGTAGACCGTTTAATTGTAGCTCGTCGCATTGTACAAGCGAAACTGAAAAATAGTCGAGTGATTCTCCAACGCCAAGCTCGTCGTCAATCTTCTGAGGCGATTACTTTTGCAATTCAAAGTTTAAATCATTTGATGGAAAAGGTAATAGAAGCAGAAAGTTGGGAACGATTAATGGGGTTAGAAGGTGCAGCGGCTTCTCAATATTTTTCGGCTTTGGGTGACTGTTTAACTCATCCTAAGTTTGTGTTTACGGTGCGATCGCGTCGTCCCCCTGGAAATCCAGTCAATGCTTTATTGAGTTTTGGGTATCAAGTTCTGTGGAATCATCTTTTAAGTTTAATTGAACTTCAGGGACTTGACCCTTATTTCGGGTGTTTACATCAAGGAACTGAACGTCATGCTGCTTTGGCTTCGGATTTAATTGAGGAGTTTAGAGCACCGATTGTGGATTCATTGGTGATGTATTTAAT from Planktothrix sp. FACHB-1365 encodes:
- the csx18 gene encoding CRISPR-associated protein Csx18, with product MYISSRAIVVRNFAIAIVNGTITLIILLIAPVGLAAVISNTFLVTIATFFTATIADGIIRFLQPSRSMGEIPLHQNTTYSSELDSRSSHEIDR
- the cas1 gene encoding CRISPR-associated endonuclease Cas1, with the protein product MLTLYVSEQGCYLTLEAESLLIKKGKEVLAEAQIPLLEQVLIFGKSQVTTQAIRACLFRNVPIAYLSRMGYCYGRILPVERGYRHLSRYQQQLTRVDRLIVARRIVQAKLKNSRVILQRQARRQSSEAITFAIQSLNHLMEKVIEAESWERLMGLEGAAASQYFSALGDCLTHPKFVFTVRSRRPPGNPVNALLSFGYQVLWNHLLSLIELQGLDPYFGCLHQGTERHAALASDLIEEFRAPIVDSLVMYLINRNMIDANTDFTYHDGGCFLNDSGRVKFLKAFLQRMEEKLTTVAGENQPRWDILTQQVKLFKQFVYNPIEGYQPYELR